One window from the genome of Pseudonocardia hierapolitana encodes:
- the hrpB gene encoding ATP-dependent helicase HrpB — translation MLPALPDLPVRAALPEITATLAGAGSAVLVAPPGTGKTTLVPLALAPELPGKVIVAEPRRLAARAAAARMAALLGEDLGRTVGYAVRGDARTSAATRIEVVTSGLLLRRFVADPELPGTAAVVLDECHERHLDADLLLALLLDARDGLRPDLRLLATSATVRTRRLAELLGGQDPAPVLDVPARTFPVTVRHLPPLRGERIEVCVARAVRTALDEGDGDVLTFLPGVAEIRRTTIALSGLDADVVPLHGRLPAAEQDRALRPGPRRRVVLATAVAESSLTVPGVRAVVDAGLARVPRTDHRRGLAGLVTVRVSAAVAEQRAGRAGREAPGRVLRCWPKGELLAPEPDPEIRTADLTRLALDLACWGTPDGAGLRWWDAPPEAPLQAGRAVLHALGALSGDGAAAGVTDRGRRMAELGLHPRLARALLDGAAEVGGRAAAEVVALLDDDTLAAGVEVESELRRLRSGSAPGAGRWRAEARRLQRLVDVRGDGDDPAFVTALAHPERLARRRSAGSRRYLMAGGTAVELPPGTALDGQEWLAVAVADRTPGADHGRVRLAAAADRELAVRAAPALVTEADEVAWVRGDQAGVVARHVRRLGAIVLDEHRIADPPPDALRAALLDGLRTEGLGLLRWSDGAGRLRDRLATLHRVLGPPWPDVSDEALLADPDRWFGAITSARGRADLSRVDAGAILRGLLGWREAAALDELAPERLTVPSGSRVALDYSGERPVLAVKVQEVFGWAGAPAVAGGRLPVLLHLLSPAGRPAAVTADLASFWTTGYPQVRAELRGRYPKHAWPEDPRTAPPTVSARGRGRPGR, via the coding sequence ATGCTTCCCGCGCTCCCCGACCTCCCGGTCCGCGCCGCGCTCCCCGAGATCACCGCCACGCTCGCCGGGGCCGGCTCGGCGGTGCTGGTCGCGCCACCCGGTACCGGCAAGACCACGCTCGTGCCGCTGGCGCTCGCGCCCGAGCTGCCGGGGAAGGTGATCGTCGCCGAACCGCGCAGGCTGGCCGCGCGCGCCGCGGCCGCGCGGATGGCCGCCCTGCTCGGCGAGGACCTCGGGCGCACGGTCGGCTACGCCGTGCGCGGCGACGCCCGCACGTCCGCGGCGACCCGCATCGAGGTCGTGACGTCGGGCCTGCTGCTGCGCAGGTTCGTCGCCGACCCGGAGCTCCCCGGCACCGCAGCGGTGGTGCTCGACGAGTGCCACGAGCGGCACCTCGACGCCGACCTGCTGCTCGCGCTGCTGCTGGACGCCCGCGACGGGCTGCGCCCGGACCTGCGGCTACTGGCGACGTCGGCGACGGTCCGGACCCGCAGGCTCGCCGAGCTGCTCGGCGGCCAGGATCCGGCGCCGGTGCTGGACGTTCCGGCACGCACGTTCCCGGTGACCGTGCGGCACCTCCCGCCGCTCCGTGGCGAGCGGATCGAGGTGTGCGTGGCGCGCGCCGTACGGACGGCGCTCGACGAGGGTGACGGCGACGTGCTCACGTTCCTCCCCGGCGTCGCGGAGATCCGGCGCACCACGATCGCGCTGTCCGGGCTGGACGCGGACGTCGTCCCGCTGCACGGGCGCCTGCCGGCGGCGGAGCAGGACCGGGCGCTGCGGCCGGGCCCCCGCCGCCGGGTGGTGCTCGCCACGGCGGTCGCGGAGTCGAGCCTCACGGTGCCGGGTGTGCGCGCCGTCGTCGACGCGGGGCTCGCGCGGGTGCCGCGGACCGACCACCGCCGCGGGCTCGCCGGGCTGGTCACCGTCCGGGTGTCGGCCGCGGTGGCCGAGCAACGGGCCGGGCGGGCCGGCCGGGAGGCCCCGGGGCGGGTGCTGCGCTGCTGGCCGAAAGGCGAGCTGCTGGCGCCGGAGCCCGATCCCGAGATCCGCACCGCCGACCTCACCCGGCTCGCGCTCGACCTCGCCTGCTGGGGCACCCCCGACGGCGCGGGCCTGCGCTGGTGGGACGCCCCACCGGAGGCCCCGCTCCAGGCCGGGCGCGCGGTGCTGCACGCGCTCGGGGCGCTCTCCGGCGACGGCGCCGCTGCCGGTGTCACCGACCGGGGACGCCGCATGGCCGAGCTCGGTCTGCACCCGCGGCTGGCCCGGGCGCTGCTCGACGGGGCGGCCGAGGTCGGGGGGCGGGCGGCCGCGGAGGTGGTGGCCCTGCTCGACGACGACACCCTCGCCGCAGGCGTCGAGGTGGAGTCCGAGCTGCGCAGGCTGCGTTCCGGGTCGGCTCCCGGCGCGGGCCGGTGGCGGGCCGAGGCGCGCCGGCTGCAGCGGCTCGTCGACGTTCGCGGCGACGGTGACGACCCCGCGTTCGTCACCGCGCTCGCCCACCCCGAACGCCTGGCCCGCCGCCGCTCCGCCGGCTCCCGGCGCTACCTCATGGCCGGCGGCACCGCCGTGGAGCTGCCGCCCGGCACGGCGCTGGACGGCCAGGAATGGCTCGCCGTGGCGGTGGCCGACCGGACGCCCGGCGCCGACCACGGCCGGGTGCGCCTCGCCGCCGCGGCCGACCGGGAGCTGGCGGTGCGCGCCGCGCCCGCGCTCGTCACGGAGGCCGACGAGGTGGCGTGGGTGCGCGGCGACCAGGCAGGCGTGGTGGCCCGGCACGTCCGGCGCCTCGGCGCGATCGTCCTCGACGAGCACCGCATCGCCGATCCGCCACCCGACGCCCTGCGCGCCGCCCTGCTCGACGGCCTGCGGACCGAGGGCCTCGGCCTGCTGCGCTGGTCGGACGGTGCCGGCCGGCTGCGGGACCGGCTCGCCACGCTGCACCGCGTCCTCGGTCCGCCGTGGCCGGACGTCTCGGACGAGGCGCTGCTGGCCGATCCCGACCGGTGGTTCGGCGCGATCACGTCGGCCCGCGGCCGCGCCGATCTGTCCCGGGTCGACGCGGGAGCGATCCTGCGCGGCCTCCTCGGGTGGCGTGAGGCCGCCGCCCTCGACGAGCTGGCGCCCGAGCGGCTCACGGTGCCGTCCGGCTCGCGGGTCGCCCTCGACTACTCGGGAGAGCGGCCCGTCCTGGCGGTGAAGGTCCAGGAGGTGTTCGGCTGGGCCGGCGCGCCTGCCGTGGCGGGCGGGAGGCTCCCGGTGCTGCTGCACCTGCTCTCACCGGCAGGCCGACCGGCCGCGGTCACCGCCGACCTGGCGAGCTTCTGGACGACGGGCTATCCCCAGGTCCGGGCGGAGCTGCGGGGCCGCTACCCCAAGCAC
- a CDS encoding iron-containing redox enzyme family protein gives MFGSSAIRPVEAPPLPQPRGPLSAAVVSALRRGPEILPPVDGADPYGADLQLALYCLYEMHYRGFAGVPDEREWDPALVTMRVAAERLFLDALRADVEPSDDVDAELGALLVEPVEGTGPSWHLAREGERWQVREYVAHRSLYHLKEADPQAWVIARLDGPAKAALVTVEHDEYGAGDPDRMHARLFADMMQALDLDDAYGTYLDAAPAETLAEVNFMSLCGLRRALRGALVGQFATVELTSSPGSDRLVRAMRRLELPAAAVAFYAEHVEADAVHEQLIRRGVIAPLLAGEPALAADVVFGIRASGLLADRFGEHLLDCWAHDRPSLLQPLPDAPRRVPA, from the coding sequence GTGTTCGGCAGTAGCGCCATCCGCCCGGTCGAGGCGCCGCCGCTGCCGCAGCCGCGCGGCCCGCTCTCGGCCGCCGTGGTCAGCGCGCTGCGGCGGGGCCCGGAGATCCTCCCGCCGGTGGACGGCGCGGACCCGTACGGCGCCGACCTGCAGCTCGCCCTGTACTGCCTCTACGAGATGCACTACCGCGGGTTCGCCGGGGTGCCCGACGAGCGAGAGTGGGACCCCGCGCTGGTCACGATGCGCGTCGCGGCGGAGCGGCTGTTCCTCGACGCCCTGCGTGCCGACGTCGAGCCGTCCGACGACGTGGACGCCGAACTCGGCGCCCTGCTCGTCGAGCCGGTCGAGGGCACGGGCCCGTCCTGGCACCTGGCGAGGGAGGGCGAGCGCTGGCAGGTGCGCGAGTACGTGGCGCACCGCTCGCTCTACCACCTCAAGGAGGCCGACCCCCAGGCCTGGGTGATCGCCCGCCTCGACGGGCCGGCGAAGGCCGCCCTCGTCACCGTCGAGCACGACGAGTACGGGGCGGGCGACCCCGACCGGATGCACGCACGGCTCTTCGCCGACATGATGCAGGCGCTCGACCTGGACGACGCCTACGGCACCTACCTGGACGCCGCCCCCGCCGAGACGCTCGCCGAGGTCAACTTCATGTCCCTGTGCGGGCTGCGCCGGGCCCTGCGAGGGGCGCTGGTCGGGCAGTTCGCCACGGTCGAGCTCACCTCGTCCCCCGGATCGGACCGCCTGGTCAGGGCGATGCGGCGGCTCGAGCTGCCGGCTGCGGCGGTCGCGTTCTACGCCGAGCACGTCGAGGCGGACGCGGTGCACGAGCAGCTGATCCGCCGCGGCGTCATCGCGCCGCTGCTCGCGGGCGAGCCCGCGCTCGCCGCGGACGTCGTGTTCGGGATCAGGGCGAGCGGACTGCTCGCCGACCGGTTCGGCGAGCACCTCCTGGACTGCTGGGCCCACGACCGGCCGTCGCTGCTGCAGCCGCTGCCCGACGCCCCGCGGCGGGTGCCCGCCTGA
- a CDS encoding CDGSH iron-sulfur domain-containing protein, whose protein sequence is MPDRVQQVLLTDEGPMLVAGPVDVVLPDGRRVRSDRPVTALCTCRRSRRQPFCDTSHRRKVRTGGEEGERVRQ, encoded by the coding sequence ATGCCTGACCGGGTTCAGCAGGTCCTGCTCACCGACGAGGGGCCGATGCTCGTGGCGGGCCCGGTGGACGTCGTGCTCCCGGACGGACGTCGCGTGCGGTCGGACCGGCCGGTCACGGCGCTGTGCACGTGCCGGCGCAGCCGTCGTCAGCCCTTCTGCGACACCAGCCACCGGCGCAAGGTCCGCACCGGCGGGGAGGAGGGCGAACGTGTTCGGCAGTAG
- a CDS encoding HemK2/MTQ2 family protein methyltransferase, with amino-acid sequence MLLLCPPGVYRAESDTELLIDVTRGGGFARGRNVLDVGTGCGALALAAARSGAATVTAVDLSLRSVVTTWLNSRVHGARVAVHRGDLFDPVAGRRFGLVMANPPYVPAASSRLPRHAMGRCWDAGPDGRALIDRICAGVQHVLAPDGDVLLVHSAVCDVDLTLAALDRAGLVARVAATATVPFGPVMRARAAMLESRGLIRPGQREEELVVVRARHA; translated from the coding sequence GTGCTGCTGTTGTGCCCGCCCGGGGTGTACCGGGCAGAGAGCGATACCGAGTTGCTGATCGACGTGACCCGTGGCGGCGGGTTCGCCCGCGGCAGGAACGTGCTCGACGTCGGAACGGGCTGCGGAGCGCTCGCGCTCGCGGCGGCCCGTTCCGGCGCGGCCACGGTCACCGCGGTGGACCTGTCGCTGCGTTCCGTGGTCACCACCTGGCTCAACAGCCGGGTGCACGGGGCGCGGGTGGCGGTGCACCGCGGCGACCTCTTCGACCCCGTCGCGGGCCGCCGCTTCGGGCTCGTCATGGCGAACCCGCCGTACGTGCCGGCGGCCTCGTCCCGGTTGCCGCGCCACGCCATGGGGCGGTGCTGGGACGCGGGCCCCGACGGGCGCGCGCTGATCGACCGGATCTGCGCGGGCGTGCAGCACGTCCTCGCCCCCGACGGGGACGTGCTGCTCGTGCACTCCGCGGTGTGCGACGTCGACCTGACGCTCGCCGCCCTCGACCGCGCCGGACTCGTCGCGCGCGTCGCCGCGACGGCGACCGTGCCGTTCGGGCCGGTGATGCGGGCGCGCGCCGCGATGCTGGAGTCCCGGGGCCTCATCCGTCCCGGGCAGCGCGAGGAGGAACTCGTGGTCGTGCGGGCCCGCCATGCCTGA
- a CDS encoding DUF892 family protein — MANPTSALPTAPETAATDTVVGQLRTLEQLTRTEAQIARIRLGQASTDAVRRELEQNGTNADRRAQRIERALRNLDAVPDVVTPAIGRVLALVKTTLEQMQAIDEALIGDLALEHQLLDRARYLRVLAQRAGLDSVVRLADDLVDAHTATVEWLTTVLAEEALGGPTALTPTPLQRLAGGVAHAVALPTRFAVEQVNRAVHTVYRTGEEAKETVEEVAGAAARLGSDTREVAAAGRDATLQQAERVARREGADTVAGAVHETRAELGGLAASELPIKHFEEMTAPNAIAAVRELADPDDLRAMIAFERSHKNRSGVVEAAQARYAAVAGERTER, encoded by the coding sequence ATGGCGAACCCCACCTCCGCCCTCCCGACAGCCCCCGAGACCGCCGCGACCGACACGGTCGTCGGCCAGCTGAGGACGCTCGAGCAGCTCACCCGGACCGAGGCGCAGATCGCGCGCATCCGCCTCGGCCAGGCCAGCACCGACGCCGTACGCCGCGAGCTGGAGCAGAACGGCACCAACGCAGATCGCCGCGCGCAACGCATCGAGCGGGCGCTGCGCAACCTGGACGCCGTGCCCGACGTGGTGACGCCCGCGATCGGACGAGTCCTCGCGCTGGTCAAGACCACCCTCGAGCAGATGCAGGCGATCGACGAGGCGCTCATCGGCGACCTCGCCCTCGAGCACCAGCTCCTCGACCGTGCCCGCTACCTGCGTGTTCTCGCCCAGCGGGCGGGGCTGGACTCGGTCGTCCGCCTCGCCGACGACCTGGTCGACGCCCACACCGCCACCGTCGAATGGCTCACGACCGTCCTCGCCGAAGAGGCCCTCGGCGGCCCCACCGCCCTCACCCCGACGCCGCTGCAGCGGTTGGCCGGCGGCGTGGCGCACGCGGTCGCGCTGCCCACGCGGTTCGCCGTGGAGCAGGTCAACCGGGCCGTCCACACCGTCTACCGCACCGGTGAGGAGGCGAAGGAGACCGTCGAGGAGGTCGCGGGCGCGGCCGCCCGGCTCGGCAGCGACACCCGGGAGGTCGCCGCGGCCGGCCGGGACGCGACCCTGCAGCAGGCCGAGCGGGTGGCGCGGCGCGAAGGAGCGGACACCGTGGCGGGCGCGGTGCACGAGACCCGCGCGGAGCTGGGCGGCCTCGCCGCCTCCGAGCTGCCGATCAAGCACTTCGAGGAGATGACGGCGCCCAACGCGATCGCTGCCGTCCGCGAGCTGGCCGACCCCGACGACCTGCGGGCGATGATCGCGTTCGAGCGGTCCCACAAGAACCGCTCCGGCGTCGTCGAGGCGGCACAGGCGCGGTACGCGGCCGTCGCGGGAGAACGGACCGAGCGCTGA
- the ligD gene encoding non-homologous end-joining DNA ligase, with product MAPTDPFPPPVSPMLATAGEPPAGAGWSFEFKWDGVRAVTAVAGERVRAQSRRGNEVTAAYPELADLGGLLDGRPVLLDGEVVALDENGRPDFGTLQHRMHVRSPDPQLVERIPVSYIVFDLLYLDGVSLLGEPYDRRRALLEELGIGGPRVQVPPAAVGVSGAQLLEVARAHGLEGVVGKRRASRYEPGRRSPAWIKTALLHTQEVVIGGWTAGEGRRAQNVGALLLGAYDGSGALRYLGHVGTGFTEAALRSLLVELRTREQAESPFDEEVPRDEARKARWVRPELVGEVVYRVLTKEGRLRHAAWRGLRSDKDPADAVITATGR from the coding sequence ATGGCTCCGACCGATCCGTTCCCGCCACCCGTGTCGCCGATGCTGGCCACAGCCGGGGAGCCGCCCGCGGGCGCAGGATGGTCGTTCGAGTTCAAGTGGGACGGCGTGCGCGCGGTCACCGCGGTGGCGGGCGAACGCGTCCGGGCCCAGAGCCGCCGGGGCAACGAGGTCACCGCGGCGTACCCGGAGCTCGCCGATCTCGGCGGGCTGCTGGACGGCCGGCCGGTGCTGCTGGACGGGGAGGTCGTCGCCCTCGACGAGAACGGCAGGCCGGACTTCGGGACGCTGCAGCACCGGATGCACGTGCGCTCGCCCGACCCGCAGCTCGTCGAGCGCATCCCCGTGTCCTACATCGTGTTCGACCTGCTGTACCTGGATGGCGTCTCGCTGCTCGGCGAGCCCTACGACCGGCGGCGCGCGCTGCTCGAGGAGCTGGGCATCGGCGGGCCGCGGGTGCAGGTACCCCCGGCGGCCGTCGGGGTGAGCGGCGCGCAGCTGCTCGAGGTCGCCAGGGCCCACGGCCTGGAAGGTGTGGTCGGGAAGCGACGCGCCTCCCGCTACGAGCCCGGCCGCCGCTCCCCGGCGTGGATCAAAACGGCTCTGCTGCACACCCAGGAGGTGGTGATCGGCGGCTGGACGGCGGGGGAGGGGCGGCGCGCGCAGAACGTCGGCGCGCTGCTCCTGGGCGCCTACGACGGCAGCGGGGCGCTGCGCTACCTCGGGCACGTCGGCACCGGGTTCACGGAGGCCGCGCTGCGCTCGCTGCTGGTCGAGCTGCGGACCCGGGAGCAGGCGGAGAGCCCGTTCGACGAGGAGGTGCCCCGCGACGAGGCCCGCAAGGCCCGCTGGGTGCGCCCCGAGCTGGTGGGCGAGGTCGTCTACCGGGTGCTGACGAAAGAGGGCCGGCTGCGCCACGCGGCGTGGCGGGGGCTGCGCAGCGACAAGGATCCGGCGGACGCGGTGATCACCGCGACCGGACGGTGA